A window of the Gossypium arboreum isolate Shixiya-1 chromosome 2, ASM2569848v2, whole genome shotgun sequence genome harbors these coding sequences:
- the LOC108467310 gene encoding aquaporin TIP1-1 gives MPIRNIAVGRPEEATHPDALKAALAEFISTLIFVFAGSGSGMAFNKLTDGGATTPAGLVAASLAHGFALFVAVSVGANISGGHVNPAVTFGAFVGGNITLLRGILYWIAQLLGSTVACLLLKFATSGLGVPAFGLSSGVGALNAFVFEIVMTFGLVYTVYATAVDPKRGNLGVIAPLAIGLIVGANILAGGAFDGASMNPAVSFGPALVSWSWENHWVYWAGPLIGGGLAGLVYEFIFINQTHEQLPNY, from the exons ATGCCGATCAGAAACATAGCCGTTGGCCGGCCTGAAGAAGCTACTCATCCAGATGCTCTTAAAGCAGCTTTAGCTGAGTTCATATCAACGTTAATCTTCGTTTTTGCTGGATCTGGTTCAGGCATGGCTTTTAATAAGCTGACCGACGGCGGTGCAACAACTCCGGCTGGTCTCGTTGCCGCCTCTCTAGCTCACGGATTTGCGCTTTTCGTCGCTGTCTCAGTCGGTGCTAACATCTCCGGTGGCCATGTGAATCCCGCCGTTACATTCGGTGCTTTCGTTGGCGGGAACATTACTCTTTTACGTGGTATCCTTTATTGGATTGCTCAACTCCTTGGCTCAACCGTCGCTTGCCTGTTACTTAAGTTCGCCACTAGTGGCCTG GGAGTACCAGCTTTCGGACTATCATCCGGCGTGGGAGCATTAAACGCGTTCGTTTTCGAGATCGTGATGACTTTCGGACTGGTGTACACCGTTTACGCCACAGCCGTCGATCCTAAACGAGGCAACTTGGGAGTGATCGCACCGTTGGCGATCGGTTTAATCGTGGGAGCCAATATTTTAGCTGGTGGGGCATTCGACGGAGCCTCAATGAACCCAGCCGTTTCATTTGGACCAGCCTTGGTTAGCTGGTCCTGGGAAAACCACTGGGTGTATTGGGCTGGACCACTTATTGGTGGTGGGCTCGCTGGTCTCGTCTATGAGTTCATCTTCATTAACCAGACCCATGAACAACTCCCCAATTATTAG
- the LOC108466799 gene encoding alpha carbonic anhydrase 7-like — MGFLGSKRSSMKGQKQPIFIPLFLRFSVLFLCFSASVAHNDEEVEDEREFDYNENGAKGPHHWGDLKKEWAACKNGAIQSPIDLTNDRVKIITKSVKIEKNYKPAESIIKNRGHDISLQWPDHKAGSITIDGIEYVLLQVHWHSPSEHTINGKRYALEAHMVHKAADPNVKSGLAVSALLYEDGSPNDFLCKLISNITDMTDEVQQRSMGVTDPNLIEIDGVEYYRYIGSLTVPPCTENVIWIINKKIATVSKEQVHTIREAVHDYAEQNARPVQPHNEREMELHSPNS, encoded by the exons ATGGGTTTTTTAGGCTCAAAAAGATCAAGCATGAAGGGCCAAAAACAACCCATTTTCATTCCACTTTTTCTCAGATTTTCAGTTCTGTTTCTCTGCTTCTCTGCTTCTGTTGCCCACAACGACGAAGAAGTAG AGGATGAGAGGGAATTCGATTACAATGAGAATGGTGCGAAAGGGCCACATCATTGGGGAGATCTTAAGAAAGAATGGGCTGCTTGCAAAAATGGTGCCATACAGTCtccaatcgatttaacaaatGATAGAGTGAAAATAATAACGAAATCTGTAAAGATAGAGAAGAATTACAAGCCTGCAGAATCAATTATCAAAAACAGAGGCCATGATATTTCG CTTCAATGGCCGGATCATAAAGCAGGTTCAATTACAATCGATGGAATCGAATATGTTCTCCTACAAGTTCATTGGCACTCACCTTCTGAACATACCATTAATGGCAAAAG GTATGCCTTGGAGGCACATATGGTGCATAAAGCCGCGGACCCTAATGTGAAGAGCGGATTAGCTGTTTCTGCACTACTTTACGAAGATGGTTCACCTAATGATTTCCTATGCAAG CTCATAAGCAACATTACAGATATGACTGATGAGGTCCAACAAAGATCAATGGGGGTGACTGATCcaaaccttatagaaattgatGGCGTGGAATATTATAGATACATTGGTTCTTTGACTGTCCCTCCTTGCACTGAAAATGTCATTTGGATTATTAACAAGAAG ATAGCAACTGTTTCGAAGGAACAAGTACATACAATTCGAGAGGCTGTTCATGAT tatgCAGAACAAAATGCAAGACCAGTGCAGCCACACAATGAACGAGAGATGGAACTTCATAGTCCCAACAGCTGA